From a single Desulfovibrio sp. genomic region:
- a CDS encoding OmpA family protein, with amino-acid sequence MKSFRLLVLAAALVLSYAVAAAAAPACTKKIDSFDFVVDYSGSMMMKNAQLKQDKIIVAKSVLQRINAAIPALNYNGGLHTISPNGVIVAQGPWDRATMAAGINKLRSGFDVFGRMTRMGTGLQAYEPFLSSMKRDAAVILVTDGDNNRGADVVEVARQLYASQRNLVVHIISFADTKNGEETIKKVAALNPATIVVRGEELATSDAAVERFVLSVFCQDEDVIVLRGVHFAFNSYALDSKAMGILNEAAGLIKASPNKRVVLAGWTDWIGSDAYNMKLSQERANSVKNYLVKQGIPASRMTAIGRGKSFKYNNETAEGRAMNRRTEISFE; translated from the coding sequence ATGAAATCGTTTCGTCTTCTTGTTCTGGCCGCTGCTCTGGTATTGAGCTACGCTGTGGCCGCCGCGGCCGCACCGGCCTGCACCAAGAAAATTGACAGCTTTGACTTCGTTGTGGACTATTCCGGTTCCATGATGATGAAGAACGCTCAGCTGAAGCAGGATAAAATCATTGTGGCCAAAAGCGTGTTGCAGCGCATCAACGCCGCTATTCCTGCCTTGAACTATAATGGCGGCCTGCACACCATTTCGCCCAACGGCGTTATCGTTGCCCAGGGTCCCTGGGACCGCGCCACCATGGCCGCTGGCATCAACAAACTGCGTTCTGGTTTTGACGTCTTTGGCCGCATGACCCGTATGGGTACCGGCCTGCAGGCTTACGAACCCTTCCTGTCCAGCATGAAGCGCGACGCCGCCGTTATCCTCGTGACCGACGGCGACAACAACCGTGGCGCCGATGTGGTGGAAGTTGCCCGTCAGCTGTATGCCAGCCAGCGCAATCTGGTTGTCCACATCATCTCCTTCGCCGACACCAAGAACGGTGAAGAAACCATCAAGAAGGTCGCCGCCCTGAACCCCGCCACCATCGTGGTGCGTGGTGAAGAACTGGCCACCAGCGACGCCGCCGTTGAGCGCTTCGTTCTGTCAGTGTTCTGCCAGGATGAAGACGTGATCGTGCTGCGTGGCGTGCACTTCGCGTTCAACTCCTATGCTCTTGACAGCAAGGCCATGGGCATCCTGAACGAAGCCGCCGGTCTCATCAAGGCCAGCCCCAACAAGCGCGTCGTGCTTGCTGGCTGGACTGACTGGATCGGTTCCGACGCTTACAACATGAAGCTTTCGCAGGAACGCGCCAACAGCGTGAAGAACTACCTTGTGAAGCAGGGCATCCCCGCCAGCCGCATGACCGCCATCGGCCGTGGCAAGTCTTTCAAGTACAACAACGAAACCGCTGAAGGTCGCGCCATGAACCGGCGCACCGAAATCTCCTTCGAATAA
- the cbiD gene encoding cobalt-precorrin-5B (C(1))-methyltransferase CbiD gives MTARLREGFTTGSAATGAALAALHLLRAGCAPGHVDVPLPPFSSGSSASSGPRDAAAAVAADAATDAAIPDAVSDAVSDAASDAATDAAIPDAAPDAVSGAANDATPEHADIPTPRGWLRLEVAVCGHGPAPELAACPEFAPLFVEGGCAQSIGAEGRNGGLRVAHASIRKDGGDDPDATSGALITVTVVENFAMTGQTGVTAAAATGTDAANSPAVSIEGGPGVGRVTLPGLPVPVGEAAVNPTPRQQIAFAMRHGARVFGTGPCPPLRVIVSVPEGERLARQTFNPRLGIVGGISILGTQGTVRPYSHQAWKATIEQGLAVAAATGCRDMGLTTGRRSERLLMDKYPQMPQRSFIQVADFAAFSLKAAGAMPFDNLIWGCFFGKLVKLAQGHAYTHARHAELDMEELARLCRQCGASCADQVGHCVTAAHALELLLQDKAGNDVIALTGEKAAAVAANFAGRHVRLHLFHTDGRELLAL, from the coding sequence ATGACCGCCAGACTGCGCGAAGGATTTACCACCGGGTCGGCAGCAACGGGCGCGGCTCTGGCCGCCCTGCACCTCCTGCGCGCCGGGTGCGCGCCAGGTCATGTGGACGTGCCCTTGCCCCCTTTCAGTTCCGGCTCTTCCGCTTCTTCCGGGCCGCGGGATGCCGCGGCGGCCGTCGCAGCGGATGCAGCCACGGACGCGGCAATCCCGGACGCTGTCTCGGACGCTGTCTCGGACGCTGCCTCGGACGCGGCCACGGACGCGGCAATCCCGGACGCTGCCCCGGACGCTGTCTCGGGCGCGGCAAATGATGCAACACCCGAACACGCAGATATCCCCACGCCCAGGGGCTGGCTGCGGCTTGAGGTGGCTGTTTGCGGCCATGGCCCGGCCCCGGAGCTGGCCGCATGTCCGGAATTTGCGCCGCTTTTTGTTGAGGGGGGCTGCGCCCAGTCCATCGGGGCAGAGGGACGCAATGGCGGCCTTCGCGTGGCCCACGCCTCCATACGCAAGGACGGCGGTGATGACCCCGACGCCACTTCCGGCGCGCTTATCACAGTGACGGTAGTTGAAAATTTCGCCATGACCGGACAAACTGGCGTCACCGCTGCCGCCGCCACGGGGACGGACGCCGCCAACTCCCCTGCCGTCAGCATTGAGGGCGGGCCGGGCGTTGGGCGCGTCACCTTGCCGGGGCTTCCCGTTCCCGTGGGTGAAGCTGCCGTCAATCCCACGCCGCGCCAGCAGATAGCCTTTGCCATGCGCCACGGCGCGCGGGTGTTCGGCACAGGCCCGTGCCCTCCCCTGAGGGTCATTGTCAGCGTTCCTGAAGGGGAGCGTCTGGCCCGGCAAACATTTAACCCGCGCCTGGGCATTGTGGGCGGCATTTCCATCCTTGGCACGCAGGGAACGGTGCGGCCCTACAGCCATCAGGCGTGGAAGGCCACCATTGAGCAGGGTCTGGCCGTGGCTGCGGCCACAGGCTGCCGCGACATGGGCCTGACCACGGGGCGACGCTCCGAGCGCCTGCTTATGGACAAATATCCGCAGATGCCGCAAAGAAGTTTCATTCAGGTGGCGGACTTTGCGGCATTTTCCCTCAAGGCTGCCGGCGCCATGCCTTTTGACAATCTTATATGGGGATGTTTTTTCGGCAAACTGGTCAAACTTGCCCAGGGGCATGCCTACACCCATGCCCGTCACGCGGAACTGGACATGGAGGAACTCGCGCGCCTGTGCCGCCAGTGCGGCGCGTCCTGCGCGGATCAGGTGGGCCACTGCGTCACGGCGGCCCACGCTCTGGAACTGCTCCTGCAGGACAAGGCCGGAAACGATGTCATCGCCCTCACAGGCGAAAAAGCCGCCGCCGTGGCGGCAAATTTCGCAGGCCGCCATGTGCGTCTGCATCTTTTTCACACCGACGGCAGGGAATTACTGGCACTATGA
- the cbiE gene encoding precorrin-6y C5,15-methyltransferase (decarboxylating) subunit CbiE, with amino-acid sequence MKNQVALPGIAVPAPSGPESASERRGDSKPEAAPGAVRVISPDVPVVAPEAAPMEAAAPEAAPLEAAAPEATAPEAAASEAVTPEAALPGAASPKDAAPSLPDSASDAAPHSFNASEPAPHPQEGPAAWPSPDSLGPDSPGPDSPSPDSPAPDSQDASAPQVSPAAWEIPDAAAPARETENSAVHGAPGTAARPAETVAVARPAKKQRKPATSPAPLLSPQLSPQLTEDQPAESQTDDWPPMSEILQSFFIFEPTTAEPSPITVLGLDCARPRGLLDLTAAQRDLLQKADVICGGRHLLRELTDAAEEKNPADQSDAARASSHASSDTASPAPAPASAPDSAPGSAPVSTLAAYEDNAGPHTLKARLLPLSTPLQPVLTRLSQMRASGERVVMLADGDPLLFGIGATLVRLLGQDAVRLLPAVSSLQQACARLALPWHRVICLSLHGRDDLGPLNAAVSKNAPLCVLTDARMTPDFLTRHLLDRGVDWFRAHVFERMGAPDEICHNLDMAQAASTSFGPACTLVLVPADTPRRARLGLEAHELAVDRGLISKKPVRAAALALLRIEPHHVVWDVGAGSGAVALEAAVLAHEGRVIAVERSVGRAMSIQENRRRFGVAILDVRLGEAPECLTSLPDPHRVFIGGGLSGEDGEDILGHVCLRLPVGGRVVASCVLLDTLCLCRNFFERLGWPVEICQIQASEGRELGGDVHLAAMNPVFLLTAQKPAPDGVMQKREHE; translated from the coding sequence ATGAAAAATCAGGTCGCACTGCCCGGCATCGCCGTGCCCGCACCGAGCGGCCCCGAAAGCGCAAGCGAGCGCAGGGGCGACTCCAAACCCGAAGCCGCGCCCGGCGCGGTCAGGGTCATCTCGCCTGACGTCCCTGTTGTCGCGCCAGAAGCCGCTCCAATGGAAGCTGCCGCGCCCGAGGCCGCCCCACTGGAAGCCGCTGCGCCAGAAGCCACCGCGCCAGAAGCCGCTGCATCAGAAGCAGTAACACCAGAGGCTGCCCTACCAGGGGCCGCTTCGCCAAAGGATGCCGCGCCATCTCTTCCCGATTCCGCCTCGGACGCGGCCCCACATTCCTTCAACGCGTCCGAGCCTGCCCCCCACCCGCAGGAGGGGCCAGCCGCATGGCCCAGCCCGGATTCGCTCGGCCCGGATTCGCCCGGCCCGGATTCGCCCTCCCCGGATTCGCCTGCCCCGGATTCACAGGATGCTTCCGCCCCTCAGGTGTCGCCCGCTGCATGGGAAATCCCCGATGCAGCCGCCCCTGCCAGAGAAACTGAAAACAGCGCCGTACATGGCGCTCCCGGCACTGCCGCCCGACCCGCAGAAACGGTTGCCGTAGCGCGTCCGGCCAAAAAACAGCGCAAGCCAGCGACATCGCCTGCGCCACTGCTCTCGCCACAGCTCTCGCCACAACTCACGGAAGACCAGCCTGCGGAATCCCAGACGGACGACTGGCCGCCCATGTCCGAAATTCTGCAATCTTTTTTCATTTTTGAGCCCACCACGGCAGAACCTTCGCCCATCACGGTTCTCGGCCTTGACTGCGCCCGCCCGCGCGGCCTGCTGGATCTCACTGCCGCGCAACGCGACCTGCTGCAAAAGGCGGACGTCATATGCGGCGGACGTCATCTTTTACGCGAACTGACCGACGCGGCTGAGGAGAAAAATCCCGCTGACCAGAGCGACGCCGCGCGCGCTTCTTCCCATGCGTCTTCCGACACTGCTTCCCCAGCCCCTGCGCCAGCTTCTGCACCAGATTCTGCGCCAGGTTCTGCGCCCGTTTCTACGCTTGCCGCCTATGAAGACAATGCAGGCCCGCACACGCTCAAGGCGCGTCTGCTGCCCCTGAGCACTCCGTTGCAGCCCGTACTCACCAGACTGAGCCAGATGCGCGCCTCTGGCGAGCGCGTTGTCATGCTGGCCGACGGCGACCCCCTGCTTTTCGGCATCGGGGCAACCCTGGTGCGCCTTCTCGGGCAGGACGCAGTGCGCCTCCTGCCTGCCGTCAGTTCCCTGCAGCAGGCCTGCGCCCGGCTGGCCCTGCCCTGGCACAGGGTTATCTGCCTTTCCCTGCACGGGCGTGACGATCTCGGCCCCCTCAATGCGGCTGTGAGCAAAAACGCGCCGCTCTGCGTGCTCACCGACGCGCGCATGACCCCGGACTTCCTCACGCGCCACCTTCTTGACCGTGGCGTCGACTGGTTCCGCGCCCACGTTTTTGAACGCATGGGCGCGCCGGATGAAATCTGCCACAATCTGGACATGGCACAAGCCGCCAGCACCTCGTTTGGCCCCGCCTGCACGCTTGTTCTTGTGCCCGCCGACACGCCGCGCCGCGCGCGCCTCGGCCTTGAGGCTCACGAACTGGCCGTGGACAGGGGGCTTATCAGCAAAAAACCCGTGCGGGCCGCCGCTCTGGCCCTGTTGCGCATCGAGCCGCACCATGTGGTCTGGGATGTGGGCGCTGGCTCCGGGGCCGTGGCCCTTGAAGCCGCCGTACTGGCCCATGAAGGGCGCGTCATCGCTGTGGAGCGCTCCGTGGGTCGGGCCATGAGCATTCAGGAAAACCGCCGCCGCTTTGGCGTGGCCATTCTGGACGTGCGCCTGGGCGAAGCGCCCGAATGTCTGACCTCCCTGCCCGATCCGCACCGGGTTTTCATTGGCGGCGGTCTTTCGGGCGAGGACGGTGAGGACATCCTTGGCCACGTCTGCCTGCGCCTGCCCGTAGGCGGGCGTGTGGTGGCAAGCTGCGTTCTGCTGGACACCCTCTGCCTCTGCCGCAACTTTTTCGAGCGCTTGGGCTGGCCTGTGGAAATCTGCCAGATTCAGGCTTCAGAAGGCAGGGAACTGGGCGGCGACGTGCACCTGGCGGCCATGAATCCCGTATTTTTGCTTACAGCCCAAAAACCCGCCCCCGACGGCGTCATGCAGAAGCGTGAACATGAATAG